In Heyndrickxia vini, the sequence AATAATATTTTCTTTGCCCTTCCTTTTTGATATAACTGAATGGCCTTAGGTAACCGATATTGAACAGCTGATTTACTGCCTGGTACGAATATACATTCTCCATTTTTCTTATCATCAGAAATATTGGAATAGATCAAGCGAGTCATTATTTCGTTGGTTAAGTGATTTTCATCTAATTCCGATATTCTCATTTTTTCACCTCTGGAAATAGTTCACTAATTAGTTCATAATATTTAGTCTTAGTTCTGCCCTCATATATATTACGAATACTTTAGCTGTTTAGTATGTTTGAATATATATATATTTACGTATTTTCAATACATATATGCTTTAAATCTTATTTCATTAATAGATCTGATAAAATATACATTTACAAAATTGCAAAAATGTTAACAGTACATGCTTCTTAGTTTATAATTAAATTCTCCATTCAATTGAAAAATATGAGGTGGCAAAGTGAAACAAATAACAATTGGAATAGTAGCTCATGTTGATGCAGGAAAAACGACGTTTGCTGAACAGCTCTTATTTCATACGAAAAGTATCCGTCACCGAGGAAGAGTCGACCATCAAGATGCATTTATGGATAACCATCATATAGAAAAGGCAAGAGGAATAACTGTATTTTCCGAACAAGCCCACTTTGTTTATAACGATACGATGTACCATCTAATCGATACACCGGGACATGTTGATTTTTCTTCTGAAATGGAACGATCCATTCAGATAATGGATTACGCAATCGTTATTATTAGTGCAGTCGAAGGTGTAGAGGGACATACAGAAACGGTGTGGCAATTACTTAGGCAGTATAATGTCCCAACCTTTTTCTTTATAAATAAAACGGACCGTGTTGGTGCAGAATTAAATCGCGTGATTGGTGAGATTCAGACAGAGTTATCCTCAAATGTGTTTTACATCGATCAATCTTTAAAAAAAGTGATACTAAATCAAAACGTAATTGAATGGTTAGCCGAAAAAAACGACATATTGTTGGAAAAATTTTTGAACGACGATTACAATTCAGGGATATGGCTATTATCGATGAAAGAAATGATTAAATCAAATGCAATTTTTCCAATATTAAGTGGCTCAGCTCTCCAAGACATAGGAATTTCTACTTTTATTAAAACAATCGATGAATTAACTTTTGCCCATTTTGATTCAAATTGTTCATTCTCCGGGAAAGTGTATAAAATAAGACACGATGAAAAGGGAACAAAACTTGCTTATATAAAAGTATTAAGCGGGACATTGAATGTACGTGATGTCATTCATTATGCTGTTGGTGAAAATCAAGTTTCAGAGAAAGTGACCCAAATGAGAAGATACAATGGGAAGAAATATGAAATTATTGATCAAATAAGTGCAGGTGAATTAGTTGCAGTTACCGGATTATCAGCTGTTTCTGTCGGTTCGCGTCTAGGTTGTTTAGAGGAAGAGAACATAGGTAATACAATGGTACCGACACTAAAGTCAAAGGTCATTTTTGATGCTTCTTATCATATAAAAGATGTTTTATCTTGCTTACAGTTATTAGATATGGAAGACCCCAGTTTAAAATTAACTTGGGATGAAAGCCTACAAGAAATCCATATTCATGTGATGGGAAGCATTCAGCTGGAAATTCTTCAGCAAATTATTATGGATCGGTTTCAGCTAGCAGTTACATTTGATAAGCCGAATATATTATACAAGGAAACGATTAATACAACAGTCATTGGGTATGGTCATTTTGAACCATTAAAGCATTACGCAGAGGTACATATAAAATTAGAGCCATCACAACGATCAAGGGGAATCAGTTTTCAAAGTGTATGTCACACAGATGATCTCATCGTTGGATATCAAAATTTAGTGAAACATTATTTACTTGAGAAAGAGCATCGAGGTATTTTAACGGGATCTCCTCTTACAGATATGAAAATCACTTTATTAACTGGAAGGGCACACAATAAACATACGAGTGGTGGAGATTTTAAGGAAGCGACACTTAGAGCGTTAAGGCAAGGACTTGAGAAGGCTGAAATAATATTGTTAGAACCTTTCTATGAGTTTAAAATTAAAGTAGATCTAGATGATATGGGAAGGGTCCTCTCTGACATACAAGCATCGTATGGCATATTTAATCCGCCTGAAATAAACAGTAATAAAGCCATTATTACTGGGAGTGTTCCTGTAGCCACCTTTATCGGCTATAGTACGGTTTTCGCCTCTTTTACCCATGGAAAGGGTTCGTTATCGCTTCAGTTTGGCGGCTATCATCAATGCCATAATGAAAAAGAAGTGATTGAACAGATCGCATACAATAAAAATGCAGATAAAGAATACAGTTCTTCATCGATATTTTGCTCAAAAGGTCAAGGGTTTATAGTTCCGTGGGATGAAGCAGAAGAGAAGATGCATTGTTTATAAAAAAATTATTTTATACATACTACTTGATGTGTATAATAATCAAAGTATACTAATTTATAGGTTTTGAAGGGACGGCATTCATAAATGAACATTACAGGATTTACACTAGAAAAGCTTGAAGACCCAACAGGAATATTAGTCGGAGACCGTTATGAATACATAATTGATATCGAAGTACCTGAAGATGATGAACTTTTTTCTGAAAAAGGATTATTTGTTAAGGTTATATATGTGGTAGATGGTAATGAACAACGTATTGCGCAATATCAAATTTTTGAGAAAATCACACACACGTATTTAGACTTTGAACTAGAGGAAGAAGAATTACAATTGATACATGTATTTTGTAAAGAAAATCTTGAATCACTTTAAAGTTTAAAGAGAAGAATCGTATAGTATAGATAAAAAAAGCAGGTTTTGTCTGCTTTTTTTATTTTTTTTCAATTTCAGAAAGTAGTGAATCAATAGTAACTTTCCATGGAGTAAGCGGTGAAGTTCTCATTAATTGAAAAGATACTCGAGTTTTTAACGCTCCTTTTTCTTTTATAAACATTTGGAGATCAACAGGAACTGTATAAGAAATTATCTGTGCGTCTGTTTTATTTGTCGCTTGTCTATTCCACCGAATGGTATCAATCTTATCCAGTTTATTTATCTGTTTTTCAATATTTTTTTGTTTGCTGATTGCTACTTTTTTGATTAGCCCTTTATCTCCATTCTTAATAAAGACCATTAGTGCATCTGTGACTTGATTTGGCGTCGCATTGACTAAATATTCGTCAATTTTCCCCGCAGCTTTAAGTATCATTAATTGATGTGATAAATCTGATCTCTCCGTTTTGTGTGTCGTACTTCCAATGAAATGAATGCAAAAGTGACCAGGAAAACCATTTTGAAGAGCACCAGCTCCATGGGGCATCCCGTGCATGGAAGCAGTGATTAAACGATCCTTTGCTAATATTAATATTGCTCTACGACGCCAGCTCCAGTGACCGTGATAAATATCTTTCATAATTTTTGTATCTTTCCTCGTTAGCGGCTGCACATCCGCATGATGCTTTCCAGCCCTTCTTTGCACGTCAAAACTCTTCCCGGATTCCACATCAATTACAGTGAACTTTGACATTTTAGGGATGATTTTATTTACTTCTTTCCAATGCTGCGATTCTATCTGAAAATTGATTGGAAACCCATTAGTCTGTATGTTACTAGCATATGTGTATGTGTAAAAAGGATATATCGTTAGGACGAGGAATATAGACAGTAGAAGTTTTATCATTTTTAGTAACTCCACCTTTATTTTGATTGATTAATTTGTATTTTTTCCAAACTTAGTTAAGGAATAGCTATAAAATGTTGGAAATCATTGTATTCAAACAAGAAGTTTTTTTCTGTAATATTTTTTCGTTCTATTCGTCTAATGAATAAAGGAGGGGAGACGTTTGGGGGGATATTCAATTGAAGAGTTATTTCAGAAATATGAACAAGATATCACAAGTTATTTAATTTATTATACAGGTTCCGCGGATGTCGAGGATTTAGTACAGGATACTTTTTTAATAGCAATGAGAAATTTATCAAACTTCCGAGAGAATTCGCATCCAAAAACATGGTTAATCTCAATTGCAAGAAATATTGTTATCGATAAGTTTCGAAGAAGAATATTATGGCGGAAAATCAAAAATATATTATCAACTGAACAAAACACGTTAGATACCGTTGAAATGGAAATAATCAAAAAGCAAGAAAATAATCAATTATATAAGGCAATTTATAAGCTACCTACACAATATAGAGAAGTAGTCATCCTTCGTGGAATAATGGAACTATCAGCAAAAGAAGCGAGTGACATAGTAAAATGTAGTCCAAATAAAGTGAATGTTCTGTACCATCGTTCATTAAAAAAATTAAGAGAAATTTTAAAGAAGGAGGGATATACTTATGGAGGAAATCAAAGATATAAAGGAAAGTCTAAAAAATCTTCCTAAATATTCTTTAAATACTGAGCAAAAGCAGAAAATATTACTTTCGCTACAGACAAAACAACTGCCAATGAAGAGAAGGCAATATAAGTTACCAATCATTTCATTTGCAACATGCTTGTCTATCCTTTTTTTATTAATTTTTACCCAGCTACTGATAAGTAATCAACCACATCCTCAAAAGACTTTAACCCAGTTAAATGGTCAAAAAGGAAAAATGTTTACACTTCCTGATACGAAACAAGAAGTGTTAGGGATTGAAAACAAGGTAGGGATTTTAAATGTATTTAATCATTTTGTTGCAAAAGACGAGAGAAGGGTTGCAAAGCTAATGCTCTATTTCTGGGGAAACCCAAATGCACTGGTATCAAAAAAATATCGTGTTGAAGCAGTTAATCAATTTGGCCAAAAATTATTACTGTCTGAAGGAGATCTTTCTTCAGGTTTAAATAATGAAGATGCACATACATTAACGCAGTTTTCCCCATTTCCAGTGGAGGGAAAGTGGCAACTCTCATTTTATGTTGATGATAAATTATACGATGAGTTTACACTTGATGTTTTACCGCCATTTCCGAAAACTAAACATTATATTTTAAATGATTCTCCGAAAGAATTGATCATTGGAAAGCAAGAGCGGATTAGTATTGAGAGTTCCTGGAAAAATAAAAAAGAAATAACTGTAAAGCTATTTGATGATAAAGGTAAAGTAGTTGATCAACAAATCTTTGAGAGAGAAGAAATGAATTATCGTGACGCAAGTTCAAATGATCTCATTTATTTCTTTAATGGAAAGCTTACATTTCCTAAGAAGTCTACTTGGACGTTAGAAATAGATGGAGAAAAAACAAAATTTTTCGGCAACTAAAATGCCCTAATCTAAGCTCGGGGGAGATCACGATCATTTGACCATTGATAAAAACAATAGATGAACACAAGATAAAATGTATAACCAATAAATGAATAAAGGTGATTCCACGAATCACTATGTGCAAAATAACCGATTGATTCTGAAAATCTTTCACCAACTGTCATCAACATACTTAGCATAAATATTAATATGACTTTTTTGCTTAAACTCAATATATTACAAAGAAGAAGAAAGAAACTTGTTAATAGCGGCAATCCTACACAAGTAAAAAGAATATTGAATGAAAATATATGTGGCAATGGTCTTTTTGGGAAGGTATAAAGCGTTTTACCTATAAAGAATAAGTCCAGATATGTGCCTAATAATGATGCAAGTAACAGGGTGGGAATGTTTGTTCTAATCCATAAATGAAAGAGCCTTTTTCGTGATTGCTGCCAGTTCAAGTCTTTCGAGTGTTTTACAATACTCATGTTTAATCTCTCCGTCTACATGTTCTTTTGAATCAATAAGATAATAGATTACTTGCCAATTTGAGTACCAGTCGCCGAGTTCAGCATCTTGATGCTCCTGATTTTTCCAAGCGTATTCTAATTTCGGACTATAGAATCGTGGGGAATTAGGAAGTAATTGACACGATTTTAACCTTGTTTTTACAAATCGACCAGGCGTATCCTCGTTAACATCGTTAAATATCTGCGGCCAATAGTCTTTGCGTGATGCACTATGCGGATGGCTACTGGCCCAATTTTCAGTAAGAGCTAAAAGATTACGATTAATAAATAGAATATTATATAAGCGTTTACCTAAAAGAATACGCTCATGTAAATTTAAAAAATGGTTCAATGTTTGTCCGGATAAACAAAGTTGTTTATTTTTTACATAAGGGAAGAGGATTTGGTTCATTGAAAGGATATCCTGTAATTTAAACTCAATTGTTCCGAAAACGTCTTTTTTAAATAACGGATTATTAATCACTCTTTTTTCTAAATAATTTTGCTCATTTACAATTAAAGCTATGGCCAATTTGTATGGATCTTTATCCTGCCAAAACTGATTCCATACAGCAACCATAAATTTGGATACATGTAAATGGGGGAGGAGATGAAAGAGGTTTTGCCCTTTCATTTTACTTTCTTCATACACTAGAAATTGTGGGTATGCATCTTGAAAGATTAACCAATTTCCTCTTTCCAAAAATGTAAAAAAGGAAGTAGCTTCTTTTTTTGACAGTAGTTTTGATAAAATGCTCCCTTTTAAGTCAGTCATATTCCATCCACCATTTCTTGATACCATATGTCCTAAAAATGCCCAATGAATTTCTGGATGCCTTTGATAAAAATCAAGATAAGCGTTCGTTCTTGTAATATTGTTTTTGTTTAGCGAGTATGTTTGTTCTTTAATACGCCTAATGATAAATTCTTCCTTTGGTAATAGCTTAATGTTGACATTCCTTGTTAATTCTTTTTTGATTTTTATAAGGGATTTAGAAAGTAATTTACTTTTTTGTTTATTGAACATTAGCAATCGAATAATTCCCTCCTCGATATATAACCTTATAATGAAGAGAATTTTTGCAGTAAAGTTTTATCTGTTTTTGTTTATTTTATTATGTAGAATTAAAAGAAATGATAAGTAAAATATTTTTCCAAATGAAAAAGCTAGAGGTTTTAAAAATTTACCTCTAGCATTTTTTGATTTTTGAGGGATTGTTAATTTTATAATAAACTGGAGTATCGATGATGAATTTTTCTTCAACATCTTTTCCTTTAGGTAATTTCTTTTTCACTATTTTCCCATTGAATTCTAGTGTATCTTTTGGAAGTAGTTCTAATTTCTTTAATGTTTTTGAGTGAGAACACCAGCTAAGACCAATTTCAAGCGGAGTCTCTTCATGAATAACGACATTTTCTAGAATGATAACCTCATCATTTTCTTCATTAAAATTATTCCAACTTAATGCAAATTGCTTAACCACCGCTGTAAAGTGCACTTTTTCTTCTGGTAATTGGATCTTTCCCGGTTTCTGTTGTTTTTCTTCCTCCTTAGTTGTTTCATTATGTACTTCTTCAGCGTTTTTCTCTTTACTCTGAGTAGTTTTCGTTTCAAGTTTTTGTTTAGGAGATGGTTCGCTGTTACTAGTTGAGACATAAACTTTTCCGAAACTCGGTGATTGCATCTCCTTTAAATAGGCAGGGTGGATGCAGCATAATTTCCCATCTTCAAATTCAATAATAACTGTATTATATTCCTCTGATTGTCCATATATTTCATATCCAATTATTTTAACAGCGCTTTTTTGCGTATCGTCTTTAAACCAGAATTGTTTTTTTACTTCTTTTGTGGTGGATAAACCCCATTCTCGAACTTTTTCTTCATAGTGGTTTTCATCTAGAAATTGAGAATAGTCTCCCTTTGGAGGAAGAAACAATGTGTTATTTGTCACCTGATCCACATCCTTTCCTAATCATTGTACACGAATATCCTACTTGTAGAAAATAGAAAACAGGGAATAGATAGACAGAATATATATCAACAATCGAGGAATCGTTTTTTATTTCAACTCTTGAATGAGGGCTTTGCTTGATTGGAGAGCGGTGAAAAGGCAACCACCAACAAACGTTCCTTCAAGAGAACGATAGCCATGTATTCCGCCACCCCCAAACCCAGACACTTCCCCGGCAGCATAAAGTCCATTAACTGGATTACCCGATGAATTTAATACACGACCTGATAAATCGGTTTGTAATCCTCCAAGCGTTTTTCGACTTAAGATATTTAGTCGAACAGCAATTAATGGACCGTTTTTCGGATCGAGAATTTTATGTGGTTTTGCCACACGAATAAGTTTATCACCAAGATACTTACGAGCACCACGTAAAGCAGTAATTTGTAAGTCTTTTGTAAACGTATTTTCCATTTCTCGATCCCTAGCAATGATTTGACGCTCTATATCCTCAAACTTGAGTAACCCAGTGCCCGTAAGTTTATTCATTCCTTCTACTAACGTTTGTAAATTATGAGCAATGACAAAATCTTCTCCTTTATCCATGAAAGCTTGAACAGGAGGAGTGGCCCCCGGTTTTACTCGAGACAATACTTGTCTTATACTTTTACCTGTTAAATCCGGATTCTGTTCTGATCCAGAAAGTGCAAATTCTTTTTCTATTATTTTTTGCGTTAAAATAAACCAAGAATAATCATATCCCGATGCTTGAATTGCCTCTAGTGTTCCTAATGTATCAAATCCCGGGAAATTTGGAGCTGGGAAACGTTGACCTTTCGCATCAAGCCAAAGTGAGGAAGGACCTGGAAGGATACGAATACCATGCATGGGCCAGATCGGATCCCAATTTTTAATTCCTTCTGTATAATGCCACATACGATCCCTATTTACGATTCGGCCGCCAGCTTTTTCGGTTATGGCCAACATGCGACCATCCACATGCTTTGGTACACCGGAAATCATATTATTTGGAGGAGTACCCAATCTTTTGGGCCAATTTTCCCTAATCAACTCATGATTCCCACCAATTCCACCGCTTGTCACAATGACTGCTTGGGAATAAAATTCGAAGTCACCAATTACTTCCCGTGAACTTGATTGACCACGAGCATCTGTGCTAGGCACTAATTTGGATCCGTGTACTCCAATGACTGAGCCATTTTGGGTTATTAATGAATCAACTCTATGTCTAGGTCGAAAATCAACAAGACCTCTTTTAATTGCATTTCGAACTCTTGTTTCAAACGGTTTTACAATTCCTGGTCCCGTACCCCATACAATATGAAATCGAGGAACTGAGTTACCATGTCCCTCCGCCAGATAACCCCCGCGTTCCGCCCAACCAACGACAGGGAAGAAACGTACACCTTGTGCATATAACCATTCTCTTTTTTCACCGGCTGCAAAGTCAACATAGGCCTCGGCCCATTTTTTTCCCCAATAATCCTCATCTTCAAGTCTATCAAATCCCGCTGTACCTAACCAGTCTTGCCAAGCTAGATCCCGTGAATCCTTAATTCCCATTCTACGTTGTTCCGGTGAATCCACAAGAAATAATCCACCAAATGACCACCACGCTTGGCCGCCCAATGATGCTTCTGGTTCTTGGTCAAGTAGTAAAACGCGTTTATTTGCGTCTCCGAGTTCCGCAGTTGCTACTAAACCAGATAAACCAGCACCTATGACAATTACATCATATTCCATTTATATCCCCCTAAAATAATAAATTTTGCAATAGATTATTATTAGAATATAAAAACTAATAGGAATTTATTGATAATATTTATATTATAATCCGGTGTCCATTTAAAGTAAATGTGACATAACCCATTGAGGTGATGTTGAAACATGGAAATAAATGTTGAAGTTTGTAATTTTTTTGTCACCCTTTTTTAGGATATACCTATTATACTAGTTGAAGTAGAAAAACACGAAGGTGATTAAATGACTAACAGGCGAAAACAGAGAAAAAAAAGAATAATTTTTGAGATAGGCGCACTGGTGATTATCTTATTATTTATTGTCGGATTTTCTTTTAGAGGAACTGAAGATGATGTAATAGTGGCAGTTCAAAAACATGGCCCTCCTAATGAAATACCTATGTTGAAAAATTCCCCTGAACTAAAACAAACGATGAAAGGTTCAACCTATGCAGATTCTATTAT encodes:
- a CDS encoding GTP-binding protein; this encodes MKQITIGIVAHVDAGKTTFAEQLLFHTKSIRHRGRVDHQDAFMDNHHIEKARGITVFSEQAHFVYNDTMYHLIDTPGHVDFSSEMERSIQIMDYAIVIISAVEGVEGHTETVWQLLRQYNVPTFFFINKTDRVGAELNRVIGEIQTELSSNVFYIDQSLKKVILNQNVIEWLAEKNDILLEKFLNDDYNSGIWLLSMKEMIKSNAIFPILSGSALQDIGISTFIKTIDELTFAHFDSNCSFSGKVYKIRHDEKGTKLAYIKVLSGTLNVRDVIHYAVGENQVSEKVTQMRRYNGKKYEIIDQISAGELVAVTGLSAVSVGSRLGCLEEENIGNTMVPTLKSKVIFDASYHIKDVLSCLQLLDMEDPSLKLTWDESLQEIHIHVMGSIQLEILQQIIMDRFQLAVTFDKPNILYKETINTTVIGYGHFEPLKHYAEVHIKLEPSQRSRGISFQSVCHTDDLIVGYQNLVKHYLLEKEHRGILTGSPLTDMKITLLTGRAHNKHTSGGDFKEATLRALRQGLEKAEIILLEPFYEFKIKVDLDDMGRVLSDIQASYGIFNPPEINSNKAIITGSVPVATFIGYSTVFASFTHGKGSLSLQFGGYHQCHNEKEVIEQIAYNKNADKEYSSSSIFCSKGQGFIVPWDEAEEKMHCL
- a CDS encoding FAD-binding dehydrogenase, translating into MEYDVIVIGAGLSGLVATAELGDANKRVLLLDQEPEASLGGQAWWSFGGLFLVDSPEQRRMGIKDSRDLAWQDWLGTAGFDRLEDEDYWGKKWAEAYVDFAAGEKREWLYAQGVRFFPVVGWAERGGYLAEGHGNSVPRFHIVWGTGPGIVKPFETRVRNAIKRGLVDFRPRHRVDSLITQNGSVIGVHGSKLVPSTDARGQSSSREVIGDFEFYSQAVIVTSGGIGGNHELIRENWPKRLGTPPNNMISGVPKHVDGRMLAITEKAGGRIVNRDRMWHYTEGIKNWDPIWPMHGIRILPGPSSLWLDAKGQRFPAPNFPGFDTLGTLEAIQASGYDYSWFILTQKIIEKEFALSGSEQNPDLTGKSIRQVLSRVKPGATPPVQAFMDKGEDFVIAHNLQTLVEGMNKLTGTGLLKFEDIERQIIARDREMENTFTKDLQITALRGARKYLGDKLIRVAKPHKILDPKNGPLIAVRLNILSRKTLGGLQTDLSGRVLNSSGNPVNGLYAAGEVSGFGGGGIHGYRSLEGTFVGGCLFTALQSSKALIQELK
- a CDS encoding CBO0543 family protein; the encoded protein is MSIVKHSKDLNWQQSRKRLFHLWIRTNIPTLLLASLLGTYLDLFFIGKTLYTFPKRPLPHIFSFNILFTCVGLPLLTSFFLLLCNILSLSKKVILIFMLSMLMTVGERFSESIGYFAHSDSWNHLYSFIGYTFYLVFIYCFYQWSNDRDLPRA
- a CDS encoding DUF6509 family protein; amino-acid sequence: MNITGFTLEKLEDPTGILVGDRYEYIIDIEVPEDDELFSEKGLFVKVIYVVDGNEQRIAQYQIFEKITHTYLDFELEEEELQLIHVFCKENLESL
- a CDS encoding DUF2515 domain-containing protein; translation: MFNKQKSKLLSKSLIKIKKELTRNVNIKLLPKEEFIIRRIKEQTYSLNKNNITRTNAYLDFYQRHPEIHWAFLGHMVSRNGGWNMTDLKGSILSKLLSKKEATSFFTFLERGNWLIFQDAYPQFLVYEESKMKGQNLFHLLPHLHVSKFMVAVWNQFWQDKDPYKLAIALIVNEQNYLEKRVINNPLFKKDVFGTIEFKLQDILSMNQILFPYVKNKQLCLSGQTLNHFLNLHERILLGKRLYNILFINRNLLALTENWASSHPHSASRKDYWPQIFNDVNEDTPGRFVKTRLKSCQLLPNSPRFYSPKLEYAWKNQEHQDAELGDWYSNWQVIYYLIDSKEHVDGEIKHEYCKTLERLELAAITKKALSFMD
- a CDS encoding RNA polymerase sigma factor, with amino-acid sequence MGGYSIEELFQKYEQDITSYLIYYTGSADVEDLVQDTFLIAMRNLSNFRENSHPKTWLISIARNIVIDKFRRRILWRKIKNILSTEQNTLDTVEMEIIKKQENNQLYKAIYKLPTQYREVVILRGIMELSAKEASDIVKCSPNKVNVLYHRSLKKLREILKKEGYTYGGNQRYKGKSKKSS